Below is a genomic region from Fusarium oxysporum f. sp. lycopersici 4287 chromosome 12, whole genome shotgun sequence.
cttcttcatcagcggGCGTGCGCCAGAAACCTGCTCGGTCCCAGTACTCGCCGTCTACTTCTATATTATCTGTTCCGAAACTGACGGGGAGGATGGCCGAAGTTAGGACTGAATGGCGGGAAAATCGGGTGAGAAGCTTTTCCATGATTGTGAGCTGGCCAGCGTTAGCAGCCAATCCCACGGCGGTTCCCTCCAGGAGGTGACAGCTTATCGGTTGGTGAGCCCGTTCAAAAAGCCTTTCAACAAGAGCCCAATCCTGTCGTTGTATTGCCGCACAGAATGGCCCTGCATCAATTGCGAATTCTTGCATTTccagagcttcttggagcGATGGGTCGTTGCGTGCCTCTATTTCGGCCTCTAGGCAACCTCGTCCCGTATCGTCAATATCGGTCAAAGTTCCACCGTGTTGTAAAAGAAACAGCAGTAAGGGTTTATCCCGCAGAATAATAGCTCTAACAACCTCCCCACCAGTCATCTTGGCTCCTGCTTGTATCAAATGCTTAACTGTGAGCCGTCGTACCACTCTTTTGTCTTGATTGTCGAAAGACAGACAACCATCGGTTTGGAACTCTTCATCGAAAAGCACAGAACTATCAGTTTGGACTTCTACACCAACAGAGAAGTGGCGAGCCATGGCACATTGAAGAGCGGTGCGTCCGtatccatcgtcatcgtttGGATCACCGCCAGCACTAAGTGCTTCTTTCAAACATGTGTGAAGGCAATGCTGTGAAAGCCTGGCCACGTGCCCGTAAGAAAGAACAGCTCCGTTTTGAATCATCTTGAGGATGCTTTTTTCAATATGATTATGATCATTTACCTGATGTAGTAGCATAGTGAGGATGGTCAATGGACATCCACTAAAACGAGTACCGGGGATGCTGAAGTCATCGTACAATCCAATATCGTCCGTGCAAAGTCGGGCGTTAGGGTTGGCTCCGTAGTCGATCAGTAATTGTAGTACATCAATGTTGACATAGACAGCCGCGACAAGCACCAACGAAGATGATGCACCTCTGTATCGTTCGAGAAGATATCTGCACACAGTTGCATTACCACCAACTACTGCTGCCTGTAGAGGTGTAATGCCATCTGCATTACAAAAGTTTCCGGAACTATTCATTTCGTCAAGTCGCAGCACGATGGCATAATGCCCACCATAAGCGGCGGCTATGCAGGCATCTGCCAGGGTCGGAGGTGCAGGCTGGCCTTTGAGCAGAAGGTAGTCTAGCATCAAATCCGCCATCCTACCCCCAGCCTGGACTGCCATCATAAGAGCTGACGGGTTTGCAAAACGCGACCTTCTCGAAAGGACATACAGCTCTAGTCGACGTTTTGGGTGTAGCCACGAAGTCTCGTAACTGGTGACATTCACGCCACATTGTAGCATCTTGCACATCAATGCTTCATCGCGCAATTCGATTGATGCTCGAAGCATTTCATCCATGTTGAGGAACTTATGATCAAACAATAAGTTCAGTACTCGCAATTTTATCGCATCCGAACATCCACTTTCTAAAGCCAGGTTGACAAATGCTTCTTTATGAGTCGTACTTTGAGGAATATCAGCGCAAGCGTGGTAGCGTAGAAGTAACTCAACAAGCTCTAGGTTACCGGCCTTGGTTGCTTGCTGCATAGGAGTGGCCAAGACTGGATAGTTATATAAGACCACCTCACAATAGCAATTAGGATCCTGACCTAGCTCTAAGAGCCATGTGATAAGATCTAATGGCATTGATCGCTCTGTGTTGTGTTTGAATCGCGAAGTCGCCTTTTGAATCTCAAACTGGAACAGCCTCTCTAAAAACGCTCGGAAAGTCAAGTTCTCGTTTCGAAGTTTCTTCAAATCGGCTCGGAGGTCTATAATACCAATCCTCATAAGGTTGGTATAAAAGTCCAACTGACTATGGTCCTGGGTCACCATTGAATTTGATAACATATAAACCGTAACCTTGAAGTATTCGGAGAGAGATTCAGCAGTTGGACCCGCGAACAGATTTTGAGCAGTCTTGGTGTGTTCTCCGGGATACCATTCTGGCATAACATTGCTGACGCCTGTTATCAGCTTTGATAGCGAGATCGATAGGTTCTGCCTGCTTTGAGGGACCAAAACTCTCATCATCAGTGATAGCGCAATACTGGCTTGATCCCTTTGATGGACTGTCAATACGTTGGAGCTGGAAGCGTTGATTGTGACTATCAATACATATAAGAGATAATGGCTATCCTTTCCTTGGATTCACTTACTATTCCAAGAGGTTTCTCGCAGACGAAGCCACGGGAGAGAGGAGGGCCACTCGAAGCTCATTTGGAATGACGGTGGAGTACAAATGCTGAGTTGTGGATTCACTGGAGATGGGGGAGCTGTTATACCTAATGTTAGGATAGATAGCTAATGATTGGTCTTACTAACGTGTTTTGAATCGGGCCGTGATGTTTGTTTCTCGATGGCGATTCGTCTCTTTCGTGATCTTGAGCTTTTGTAGTCTCCTGCCACAGTGTATGACATCACTTTCCTTTCCCTTCTGTTTGCGCTGGCTAATTTTCCGCTCGACATACTGCCACGTCTTCTTGTCAAGGTTCTTAGATATGTTCCAGGTCCTAAGCTTGTACTCGAGTTGACCCTTTCTATTAGCACGTCAGTCATCATCACATATAGCCCGAGCGGGATATACAGACGTGGTATGGAGTCCTTGAGCCCTTAATAAGACTACTAGGTCCTTGAGCGATGTGTCTTTGATCAGATACTCATACCCGATGAGATTCTTCTGCTCCAGCCAGTCCCACTCACTTGGCTGTGATCGTGTTGTACTCATGGGAATGGTGGAGATGCAATAAAACAGAAGTGGCTAGATATTGCAAAAGGATTTATGGGAATAACGAAAATGTAGTAAGATGGGAAGCACAGAGAAGAAGTGATTTATCGGTCGCGTTGATGATAAGGGAGAAAAGGAGAGAAAACTGTCCAAGAGGATGGCTGTCTCTATGTAGATGCCCAACGAGGCTCTACGTTCAGAGTTCTGATTCGTCTGATCCAGAATCTGAGTGGCTTACCAAGTTGGTAAGCCTCATTCCAAGTTTGGCGCTTAACCGGAAATCTTTTCATTGGCTAGGTCCAGAATCTCATAAGCTGAGCGGGCCGTGCATGCAGCAGTGTTACCCGACCAAATTTTCATTCGTCATGACCGCAATCTTGCAGTCGTGGTTTGTGACCAGGCGGTACGTCACCTCACGATGAGTAAATCAATTGGATCTATTTAGAATTTTGCCCCCGCTGTGAGTTGCATGACTTAATACGATAGGTTAATGCCAGAATCTGAAGTCTCGGGGCATTTTCTTTGTTCATTTTATCTCTTGCTACTGCGCCTCTTGAGATTTGGACGGGTCAATGCAGATTTGCGAAATGGGCTTGACAGCCCTCTCCGGCGAAGACCGCTGTAAGCATATAAGCAACCCACATTCACCATGGTTTGTAAGTGAACTCTTGCAAAGTCGAACAGTTTACGTTAAACTATACACTACATTAAATATCTTTGTGGGATGAAAACCGAGATTATTGTTGCAATTGTCAGCTTGGTGGTTTCTCTTCCACCGACCCTTTACGCTTTACATACATGGTGCCGCCGACGTTCCCAATCCCCATGTAAGTAACTGAGAGAGCTTTGTTTACCAACAGCGCTGATTTAAACTTCCATGCTAGCTCTAGGTAAACCATATCACGAGATGTATCCCTCAAGACGCCATTCGGAGCTTCTTTGCTCTGTCTCTGAGCGAGGCATCACACTGGCACTCCGAGTCGAAGACGGTCTACCATTCGCCCAGAGAGAAACAATATTTGGAGCATCAGATCCTGGCACGACGTGAGCTGTTGATAGATTGGCTTTGTGGTCATAGAGACTCAGATCAGAGCTCGGAACATACCGGTCAACAAGGTCATATTTGGGCCATATAACTTCTGGAAAAACTGGCATAGATAGCTCTTACGCAATAAGCGTACATTTACTATATTCACATATTTGTAAGTTGTGCTGATTGTTATCGCGGATGCTTGCCGCAACAGTAGTCGGCTAGCGTCGGGATTGACATGCTTACCCCGAAATGGATCAATTGCTTATCAAGCAGTGATTATCAAGCTGTTCGGATATATAGAGGATCTTCAACGATTCGAACGACAGTAAAAAGACCTGTTGGATATATGATCCGCTTTAAAAGACACAAAGAACGGTTCCTCTTTGCGGTAGAATCTTGACATGATCCCAGTGCACACTCATGAGCTATGACACCATCTCCAAAAAGTCAATTTGCGGGGTCAACATGAGTCACCTACGCCCTTAAGATGATATCTTGatagctaataaatatttgTCGTCAGTCCATCACTTAGTCTTTTTCAGAACCTGCAACTGAACGCCATCACAAGAAAACTGCAATGACTTCTCTTACGAAAACTACATACCAGGCCTTTGCATCAGCAAGGGCCCAGGGCAATCCCGCAGCTGTGATCATCCTGCCGACGCCCGAGTCGAGCACGGAGATTGCTGATGGAGAGTTCCCATATGATCTGTTCCCTCCCGCTTCGAAGCTTCAAGAGACAGCGACAAGTATCAACCTCCCAATGACGGCATTTGCGCTCCCTCTTAATCCGGAAAATGAGTCCGCAAAGGCTCACTACGCTGTTCGGTGGTTCAATACCGTCAACGAAGCGCCGCTCTGTGGCCATGCGACCCTTGCTTTGTCCCAGCACTTGTTTAGTACGCTTCCTAATGCGCCGCAGACGCTGAGGTATCTCACCAGGCTTCATGGTGCTGCCTCTGCATCTCTCAATCAGAGCCCGTTTGAGGATGCGAAATTGGTTGGCATTGAGTTTCCAGAACTTATTGATCTTCCTGCCGTGAGTAAGGATGGCAAGCGATGGGATGAGCTGAAGGGTCTGTTTGAGGGTGCGACTGGTACAAAGTGGGAGGGTAAAGGAGAGCCAGTTGGTGTATTTGAGCAAGATCAATATTTCTTGCTGGAATTCAACCCTGAGCTTGACCTGAAGGCTCTTGAGTTTGACGCCTCTAAGCTGGTAAGTTCGTCGCTGTCGTTGCGAGGACACAACTAACATTGCAGGCTTCTCTGAATGGCTTCATCTACATGTTCCAGGTTTCGATAAGTCCTTCTGAACATATTCATACTCGAGTGATCAACTGCATAGCAGGAAACAACCACGAAGACGCGGCTGTAAGTACACTTATAAGCTGTTTGACTCCGACTGACATCGACAGACTGGTTCCGCTCATCGCGCCATCATCCCTCATGTCCTCTCAAACGCTGAGACAACTGCTCGGCTCAGGCAGTACCACCCAGACTTTACCGGGAACACCCTGAGATCTTTGCAGCAGTCGAAGGAAGGTGGTGAATTGACTGTTGAGTGGCTTCGGGATACAAGGACTGTGAGGATTATGGGTAATGCTTCACGTACCGGCGAGACCAGTATTGAGATCTGAGCAGAGCTCAGCGAAATGACTTACCATCAGCCTGAGTCTGAGGTCAACCGTGATAGATCACTGCAAGTTCGGGTCGGCTAAATATGGCATATGGTGTAAATGATATTCCATTACGTACGTCTTTCTCAGATCCAAAAATCAGACGCGAGTTTCAAACGAAAGAAAAAGAGTAGAGTGCAAGAACTTGCCTTTACTATGAGTAATCATCTTATCAAAGGATTCAGTTGCTGATAAATCGCATGATGCCCGTCTGACTCACGCCGCTCTTTATCTTTAGGCTAATTCCTTCAGTGTCCCCTCGGTATTCGGAATTGTCCGACTGCAACTTGTAGCTCAGTTCATAAGAGAAAGATATTTCACAATACTTACgaatatataaataaaatcAGCATTTATCAGTCGTCCACTATAGTTTAACATAACAGCCAACAATGGAGTTTAAGCCAACCAGAAGCATTGTACACAATGAGGGATGTGACCTTCACTACTGGTATCAGGGATCCGGGCCTCTCATCATTTTCGTCCCTGGTGGGAATGGCCACGGGCGACAGTTCAACAACATAATAGCCGCTCTATCTGACCGCTTCACCTGCGCGACCTTTGATCGCCGTCAAATGTCAGCAAGTCAAGTCCCCGTCAACAAGCGCCTGAGTCCTCCCCAACAAGCTCGGGATATCCGCGCCATCATCAAAGCTGTCGGCTTCGATAAAGCTATTCTCTTTGGCAGTAGTTCCGGTGGTACTTTCGCATACCAATTCGCACATGACTTTCCCGAAATGGTCGTCCATTTGATCTGTCATGAAGCCGGTCTCGCGATGCTTCTACCAGACGCAACGCAGATAACAGAATGGATGTACGATCTTCTACATACTTTCGAAACTCAAGGCCAGGATGCAGCTGCCGAAGAATTCGCGAAATGTCTCATTGGTTATGATGCTGAGGGTATTCCAAAGCCTGCATCGCCTGAGGCAAGCAACCCTAAGAACTTTTGGGAATACGAATGGGCGCCGTTAATTGGATACTGTCCTAACATGTTTCGAATTAAGGAGCACGGGGTCAGCGTTGGTGTGATGAGAGGTGTAcgatgtaaagatgctttcTACGCGAGAGCGATTGAGGAGCAggccaagatcttggagtGTCCTAGAATGACAGTGCCTGGACATCATGAAGGGTTTCAGTGTGAGACAGAAGAGTTTGTCCCGTCACTCTTAGAGATGCTCGATgttttggagaagagaaagtaGCTACATGCTTCTGAAGTCCTTATGAATCAATGGGTTGTAGATTTCTCGCTAAGAGCGTCGTTAAACTCCACTACTCAAAGCTCATGATATGGTACATAAACTCTCCCCTACCCATTTTCGCGACTAACAACCTACTAAGGTATATGCGAAGCCCATTTAGTAGTGCTTAGTCGGCGATAAATATCTCACCGCGGGATATTCCTGCAGACACTTCCACCTATCAAGAATAGCACAATGTCCTGAAGGCCGCTTTTATTCAGCTGCCTATCTACGGGTCTGATCGCCGGTGGATCCTTTATTGGATTAAATTTACCAACGTTGGGCAGGAAAAAGAAATGGCTATCGCACACACTCCATTTTATGTCCGTGAGTCTGACGGGGTCGACAGAGACTCCATTTTCAGCTTGTTGTTGAACTTTTGCCTGCTGATCAGGGCTAGTTTCTGTGCTTTGATGCGAACTGACAGTAGTTACGACGGAGCCGCTATGGGCTGCCCGTTTCTTGGCAGAAGGATGAGCAGCACATATGTAGTTCAGCCTTTTTGGAGCAATAAGAGTGTGTCTCCATAGTACATTCGACTAGATTTTTTCTTTTAGtcatgatggcttcaaaACAGCCGAACGATAATTCAGTTACTCTAAATCAGCCATGCAAGTTTTGCAAAGTCCTCGAGTTCGATGATTCATCCTTCGGTAGAGAGTCTAAGACCAGTGATGATGGAATTCCCTTTGTCGACTTTGGCGAGGTCGAGCAGACAAAAGAGGATAGAGAAGTTCAAATTGGGGCTAGGAGTCAGCGTGCAAGAATGGCTTCGAGCTTTGCGATGCAGAATGCTGATGCAGATGCGCCAGAGACTGTTGCTAAAACTGAGCTGAAGTTTGACTACTCTAGGGTTGGTACGCTCCCTGAACTACCCGGGTTAGCTAGTAGTTCAGCTGCAGGCTGTGCGTTTTGCGAGGTTCTTCGACATGATTTAATGGCTGCTTGGAAGTCTATTGAAGAAAATGgggaagacgaagaggaagacgagatTCCGGAACCAGAAGAGAACGATAGCGACGCCGAAAGCGAAGGTGAAAAGGCAGGAAACGATACTGGCGATGTCGATGACAATGGtggtggagaagagaaagaagctggGGGTGAAGACGCTAAAGACGAGGAGGGCCCGGTAAGCGACGAAGATACCAACAAACCTAGATACGAGGACATCGACACCGACAGCGATGCGGAGAGTGAGCCTGATACTGAGCCTGATGAGCAAGCAGATGATGCAAATGTTCAAGCGGAGGACTCAAACGACAGTGATCAAGAGAATCAGGAAGAACCAGCCACCAAGCGAGCTCCAAGGAACGCAAAGCTCATCATTACTGAAGTTACCTACAAACTTCGAGAGCACGGCTCCGATGATGAACGGCCGCAGAGAACATGGCTAGACGCCATGTATGTGTTCTTCACGATTGATTGTGAGGAACAGACGACAGATTATTCTATTCACGACACCATCTATGCCGATAGAGCAGGTCAATGATTTCTCACGCCACGCCAGATCGATACTCACATCTTCCAGATCATTGCTCTTCATGGTTCGACATTGGCCGCCGCCCAATCATGAATGACCAACTCTCCAAGGCCTCCTTGTCCAGAATGAAGGAGCTCATCGTACTGTCCGAAAAGGAACAGCCTTACAGACTAGTAAAAGCGCCCTACCTGCCTACTCGACTGCTGGACTTGGAAGCATCCTGTACTTCTGGTCTTCGTCTCGTCATCACCAAAAACAATCTTACCATCCCTAAGCTTGACTCGTATCAGAAACGATATGCAGCGTTGAGCTACTGCTGGGGTTCCGACTCGGCGACGACGCAACTCACGACCACGAGAGAGACTCTGGACGAACGTCTATCCACCATCTCGATGGAGAACGTCCTCCAGGCGGTGTCTGGTTCAATACAGGTGTGTCGAGCGCTGGGCATCAGATACTTCTGGGTCGATGCGCTATGCATCATCCAAGGAGACGCAGAGGATTGGTCAAAGGAGTCATTCCAGATGTCTAAGATCTACGAGAACAGCTATCTCACTCTCTGCGTCGTTCAAGGCGATTCTTGCTCCAGCGGCTTCCTGAAGAAGGACTACACTCCACCTaacctcaagatcaacttcCAATCCAAGCTTAACAGCGCTATTTCGGGACATCTCACTCTTCGAATGCTTCTCCCTCCTTCAGAGACACTTCGAAGATGCACACCCGAAGACGGCAAGTATGGCAGAGCCGACTGCAGTCCTGGAGATACAGACCTTCAAAATGCAGCGTGGCGCACGCGAGGGTGGACATTTCAAGAAGATCAGCTCGCCCCGCGACAGGTCTTCTTCGGTAACTTCATGTTTCATGTTAGTCGCGGATCTGCGCTCGAAGCAACAGATGGATCTTCCATTGGACACTTCCGGTTCATGGAAGGCATAGACTCCCTTGAGCGCGGGCTGAGTACGTGGTATAGTATGATCGCTGGATACTCCGCTCGAAACCTCACGGTTCAGCAGGATAGGTTCCCTGCTATTTCTGCACTTGCGCGCTCGTTTGCCGAGAGATTTCCAGATCAGAGGTACCTAGCTGGACTTTTGGAGTCGAATATCCATATGGGTCTGCTCTGGACTTGTCCGGCCTGGATAGAGTTTGATAAGTTTCGGGATCTAGTTTCGAAGAAGTATACGGCACCGTCTTGGAGCTGGGCTCATCGCCCATTGCAGGTTAGCTGGATCCTAAGCGGGGATGAACATCCCACTTCAGAGCTTGTAATCCGTGAAACGGAGGTTATTTCAGAGAAGCATAATCCTTATGGACGGGTTTCAAAAGGAAGGCTACTTTTGATAGCTAAGATTTTCAAACCACCTACTCAAAAGAACGGACGGGTCAGGCTTAAACACTCGTACAAGTATTGGAAGTACATGAACGTTCCGACGTTCAATTACATGCTGCACTCTAAGAGAAAGAGATTCATGGCCAAGATCCTGTTTGACTGGGATAGCTACTGCGCTATTAACGACAATGGATATTCGAGGGGGCCTATGGGGGATATTTCGCTGCTCCTCACGGCTAATATCCTCCCCGGTGATGCTCCAATGATGAAAAGTCGTGATCTTCCGGATGATCAGGAGATGCTGCTTGGGATTGTTGTTAGGCCGTCTCCAGAAGAGGAGGGTGCGTATGAGAAGTTGGGGCTTTGGTA
It encodes:
- a CDS encoding hypothetical protein (At least one base has a quality score < 10) — encoded protein: MSTTRSQPSEWDWLEQKNLIGYEYLIKDTSLKDLVVLLRAQGLHTTKGQLEYKLRTWNISKNLDKKTWQYVERKISQRKQKGKESDVIHCGRRLQKLKITKETNRHRETNITARFKTRITAPPSPVNPQLSICTPPSFQMSFEWPSSLPWLRLRETSWNITINASSSNVLTVHQRDQASIALSLMMRVLVPQSRQNLSISLSKLITGVSNVMPEWYPGEHTKTAQNLFAGPTAESLSEYFKVTVYMLSNSMVTQDHSQLDFYTNLMRIGIIDLRADLKKLRNENLTFRAFLERLFQFEIQKATSRFKHNTERSMPLDLITWLLELGQDPNCYCEVVLYNYPVLATPMQQATKAGNLELVELLLRYHACADIPQSTTHKEAFVNLALESGCSDAIKLRVLNLLFDHKFLNMDEMLRASIELRDEALMCKMLQCGVNVTSYETSWLHPKRRLELYVLSRRSRFANPSALMMAVQAGGRMADLMLDYLLLKGQPAPPTLADACIAAAYGGHYAIVLRLDEMNSSGNFCNADGITPLQAAVVGGNATVCRYLLERYRGASSSLVLVAAVYVNIDVLQLLIDYGANPNARLCTDDIGLYDDFSIPGTRFSGCPLTILTMLLHQVNDHNHIEKSILKMIQNGAVLSYGHVARLSQHCLHTCLKEALSAGGDPNDDDGYGRTALQCAMARHFSVGVEVQTDSSVLFDEEFQTDGCLSFDNQDKRVVRRLTVKHLIQAGAKMTGGEVVRAIILRDKPLLLFLLQHGGTLTDIDDTGRGCLEAEIEARNDPSLQEALEMQEFAIDAGPFCAAIQRQDWALVERLFERAHQPISCHLLEGTAVGLAANAGQLTIMEKLLTRFSRHSVLTSAILPVSFGTDNIEVDGEYWDRAGFWRTPADEEGEHIRTEGSLLTLAALGQDTSGFRELLRRGCYMDTIAWSIVAQSERSSDYLHLLREFGTGLGTSTKQDIQFKTALCEAIDMGNYDVTRYLVEVGADVNEFDIDVPIWTTAKKLSPLQLAAKKNDIDIALYLLEKGAKVNAPPAFYQGATALQFASIGGYLGFARHLLQLGARINVRGAPVLGRSALEGAAENGRLDMLALLVHHGAVTTGRGRQQLINSVAYAQGRAHNTAAEWLQETCGWSDADQGLLELVNVNDEYPLGECLRWYCCDEYHDSDTECVYHYTEEQRSNHYKSCQKCLEFDAESGKGHDIDDGNEGSVSNEDGDTDSEGDEN
- a CDS encoding phenazine biosynthesis protein, producing MTSLTKTTYQAFASARAQGNPAAVIILPTPESSTEIADGEFPYDLFPPASKLQETATSINLPMTAFALPLNPENESAKAHYAVRWFNTVNEAPLCGHATLALSQHLFSTLPNAPQTLRYLTRLHGAASASLNQSPFEDAKLVGIEFPELIDLPAVSKDGKRWDELKGLFEGATGTKWEGKGEPVGVFEQDQYFLLEFNPELDLKALEFDASKLASLNGFIYMFQVSISPSEHIHTRVINCIAGNNHEDAATGSAHRAIIPHVLSNAETTARLRQYHPDFTGNTLRSLQQSKEGGELTVEWLRDTRTVRIMGNASRTGETSIEI